A genomic region of Elaeis guineensis isolate ETL-2024a chromosome 9, EG11, whole genome shotgun sequence contains the following coding sequences:
- the LOC105051273 gene encoding uncharacterized protein isoform X1, producing the protein MGKRGKKMEVEGEGEERNPSSNGEAEHRHGLKDKNEEKEKEGSFLLGSPTFVEIGNGRFRCVETGHELLARDKDSYARSKACRLALIDAAIVQKKPPLNMFQPHPLSKSQLVCKMTGDTVNKTEEHIWKHINGRRFQNKLEQKEVEKLASAEVVEKDAKQSKKSSKSSTKATKRDQKKKDGENAPPTRKSNANNSDSEEPDFWVPPIGSRWDFDDGRDRWESCTSSSLETGDGTGLDKVKEKDDPESGELTMQTKRMSIAVGPSSFASRKKKIKKASANPQNDN; encoded by the exons ATGGGGAAGAGAGGCAAAAAAATGGAGGTCGAAGGCGAGGGAGAAGAACGAAACCCTAGTTCCAATGGAGAAGCCGAGCATCGCCATGGCCTCAAGGACAAGAAcgaggagaaagagaaggaggGCAGTTTTTTGCTGGGCTCGCCGACGTTCGTGGAGATCGGGAATGGGCGATTCCGGTGCGTGGAGACGGGCCACGAGCTGCTCGCCAGGGATAAGGACTCGTACGCCCGGTCCAAGGCCTGCCGGCTCGCCCTTATCGATGCTGCCATCGTCCAGAAGAAGCCCCCGCTCAATATGTTCCAACCCCATCCTCTCTCCAA GTCACAGCTGGTTTGCAAGATGACAGGAGACACAGTCAATAAAACGGAGGAGCACATCTGGAAGCATATTAATGGAAGAAGATTTCAGAACAAACTAG AACAAAAGGAAGTGGAAAAGCTGGCCTCAGCTGAAGTAGTGGAAAAAGATGCAAAACAATCAAAGAAGTCATCAAAATCAAGCACAAAAGCAACGAAAAGGGATCAGAAGAAAAAGGATGGTGAGAATGCTCCTCCGACAAGGAAAAGCAATGCAAACAACAGTGATTCAGAAGAGCCTGATTTCTGGGTCCCTCCTATTGGAAGTCGTTGGGATTTTGATGATGGAAGAGATCGCTGGGAATCTTGTACAAGCTCAAGCCTTGAAACAGGTGATGGCACTGGTTTAG ATAAAGTGAAGGAAAAGGATGATCCTGAATCAGGGGAACTCACCATGCA GACAAAGCGTATGTCAATAGCTGTGGGCCCAAGCAGCTTTGCTTCAAGGAAAAAGAAGATTAAGAAGGCATCTGCAAACCCTCAGAATGATAACTAA
- the LOC105051273 gene encoding uncharacterized protein isoform X4 yields MGKRGKKMEVEGEGEERNPSSNGEAEHRHGLKDKNEEKEKEGSFLLGSPTFVEIGNGRFRCVETGHELLARDKDSYARSKACRLALIDAAIVQKKPPLNMFQPHPLSKSQLVCKMTGDTVNKTEEHIWKHINGRRFQNKLEQKEVEKLASAEVVEKDAKQSKKSSKSSTKATKRDQKKKDGENAPPTRKSNANNSDSEEPDFWVPPIGSRWDFDDGRDRWESCTSSSLETGNLDSWDGC; encoded by the exons ATGGGGAAGAGAGGCAAAAAAATGGAGGTCGAAGGCGAGGGAGAAGAACGAAACCCTAGTTCCAATGGAGAAGCCGAGCATCGCCATGGCCTCAAGGACAAGAAcgaggagaaagagaaggaggGCAGTTTTTTGCTGGGCTCGCCGACGTTCGTGGAGATCGGGAATGGGCGATTCCGGTGCGTGGAGACGGGCCACGAGCTGCTCGCCAGGGATAAGGACTCGTACGCCCGGTCCAAGGCCTGCCGGCTCGCCCTTATCGATGCTGCCATCGTCCAGAAGAAGCCCCCGCTCAATATGTTCCAACCCCATCCTCTCTCCAA GTCACAGCTGGTTTGCAAGATGACAGGAGACACAGTCAATAAAACGGAGGAGCACATCTGGAAGCATATTAATGGAAGAAGATTTCAGAACAAACTAG AACAAAAGGAAGTGGAAAAGCTGGCCTCAGCTGAAGTAGTGGAAAAAGATGCAAAACAATCAAAGAAGTCATCAAAATCAAGCACAAAAGCAACGAAAAGGGATCAGAAGAAAAAGGATGGTGAGAATGCTCCTCCGACAAGGAAAAGCAATGCAAACAACAGTGATTCAGAAGAGCCTGATTTCTGGGTCCCTCCTATTGGAAGTCGTTGGGATTTTGATGATGGAAGAGATCGCTGGGAATCTTGTACAAGCTCAAGCCTTGAAACAG GAAATCTGGACTCCTGGGATGGTTGCTAG
- the LOC105051273 gene encoding uncharacterized protein isoform X2 has translation MGKRGKKMEVEGEGEERNPSSNGEAEHRHGLKDKNEEKEKEGSFLLGSPTFVEIGNGRFRCVETGHELLARDKDSYARSKACRLALIDAAIVQKKPPLNMFQPHPLSKSQLVCKMTGDTVNKTEEHIWKHINGRRFQNKLEQKEVEKLASAEVVEKDAKQSKKSSKSSTKATKRDQKKKDGENAPPTRKSNANNSDSEEPDFWVPPIGSRWDFDDGRDRWESCTSSSLETDKVKEKDDPESGELTMQTKRMSIAVGPSSFASRKKKIKKASANPQNDN, from the exons ATGGGGAAGAGAGGCAAAAAAATGGAGGTCGAAGGCGAGGGAGAAGAACGAAACCCTAGTTCCAATGGAGAAGCCGAGCATCGCCATGGCCTCAAGGACAAGAAcgaggagaaagagaaggaggGCAGTTTTTTGCTGGGCTCGCCGACGTTCGTGGAGATCGGGAATGGGCGATTCCGGTGCGTGGAGACGGGCCACGAGCTGCTCGCCAGGGATAAGGACTCGTACGCCCGGTCCAAGGCCTGCCGGCTCGCCCTTATCGATGCTGCCATCGTCCAGAAGAAGCCCCCGCTCAATATGTTCCAACCCCATCCTCTCTCCAA GTCACAGCTGGTTTGCAAGATGACAGGAGACACAGTCAATAAAACGGAGGAGCACATCTGGAAGCATATTAATGGAAGAAGATTTCAGAACAAACTAG AACAAAAGGAAGTGGAAAAGCTGGCCTCAGCTGAAGTAGTGGAAAAAGATGCAAAACAATCAAAGAAGTCATCAAAATCAAGCACAAAAGCAACGAAAAGGGATCAGAAGAAAAAGGATGGTGAGAATGCTCCTCCGACAAGGAAAAGCAATGCAAACAACAGTGATTCAGAAGAGCCTGATTTCTGGGTCCCTCCTATTGGAAGTCGTTGGGATTTTGATGATGGAAGAGATCGCTGGGAATCTTGTACAAGCTCAAGCCTTGAAACAG ATAAAGTGAAGGAAAAGGATGATCCTGAATCAGGGGAACTCACCATGCA GACAAAGCGTATGTCAATAGCTGTGGGCCCAAGCAGCTTTGCTTCAAGGAAAAAGAAGATTAAGAAGGCATCTGCAAACCCTCAGAATGATAACTAA
- the LOC105051273 gene encoding uncharacterized protein isoform X3, which yields MGKRGKKMEVEGEGEERNPSSNGEAEHRHGLKDKNEEKEKEGSFLLGSPTFVEIGNGRFRCVETGHELLARDKDSYARSKACRLALIDAAIVQKKPPLNMFQPHPLSKSQLVCKMTGDTVNKTEEHIWKHINGRRFQNKLEQKEVEKLASAEVVEKDAKQSKKSSKSSTKATKRDQKKKDGENAPPTRKSNANNSDSEEPDFWVPPIGSRWDFDDGRDRWESCTSSSLETGDGTGLGNLDSWDGC from the exons ATGGGGAAGAGAGGCAAAAAAATGGAGGTCGAAGGCGAGGGAGAAGAACGAAACCCTAGTTCCAATGGAGAAGCCGAGCATCGCCATGGCCTCAAGGACAAGAAcgaggagaaagagaaggaggGCAGTTTTTTGCTGGGCTCGCCGACGTTCGTGGAGATCGGGAATGGGCGATTCCGGTGCGTGGAGACGGGCCACGAGCTGCTCGCCAGGGATAAGGACTCGTACGCCCGGTCCAAGGCCTGCCGGCTCGCCCTTATCGATGCTGCCATCGTCCAGAAGAAGCCCCCGCTCAATATGTTCCAACCCCATCCTCTCTCCAA GTCACAGCTGGTTTGCAAGATGACAGGAGACACAGTCAATAAAACGGAGGAGCACATCTGGAAGCATATTAATGGAAGAAGATTTCAGAACAAACTAG AACAAAAGGAAGTGGAAAAGCTGGCCTCAGCTGAAGTAGTGGAAAAAGATGCAAAACAATCAAAGAAGTCATCAAAATCAAGCACAAAAGCAACGAAAAGGGATCAGAAGAAAAAGGATGGTGAGAATGCTCCTCCGACAAGGAAAAGCAATGCAAACAACAGTGATTCAGAAGAGCCTGATTTCTGGGTCCCTCCTATTGGAAGTCGTTGGGATTTTGATGATGGAAGAGATCGCTGGGAATCTTGTACAAGCTCAAGCCTTGAAACAGGTGATGGCACTGGTTTAG GAAATCTGGACTCCTGGGATGGTTGCTAG